ATCATGTCCGGCGGAACCAGTTCAGGGCGCCTTTCTGTTCCGGCAGGCGGCGGTCCTCGGCTTTAAATTTCCCCTGTTTCAACTCTGCCACCAGCTCTGCTTCGCTCCTGATAACACTCTCAAATACTGTAACGCAACACCCTACCTGGGCTGGAATATGGGCATCGCTCCCCCCGGTGCCATTCAGACTCAGTTCTTTACTCACTTTCTGACAATGAACAACTTCCGCCTCCGACGACCAACCGTTAATTACCTCCATCGCGTCAACCAATTCGAGGAGCTGATATTTATGGTTAGCAGCAATATCTGAGGCGGCAGGGGAAGACGACAACCGGTTAAAATTACTTCTAAAGGGATGCGCAGCGACCAACACCCCCCCTGCCTTTTCCACAAACTCTCTAAATTCCCTCGCCCGGGAAATACTCCGCGGGTAACTGTCTATCCCGAAAACTAAGATATCACCCAGTTCTGTGCTCGCTTCCAGGCCGGCAAAAAAGGGAAAACTGTATCTCCATGATAAATCCGCCGCTATCCGCGACTTTTCGTATCCGTGCTCCGTAATGCAGACCCCGTCCAGACCGGCCTTTTTAGCTTCCCTGAAAAGGACCTCCGGGGTGATAATACTATCACCCGAGATCGTGGTATGGATGTGTAAATCTAAAACCGACACCTTGGTTATCTTAATTCAAACTCGGGAGGCCAATGGGAATCCCTCGTAACCGTCGCTCCCTTCACCCCTTTGTCTCTTCTCTCCTTAAGCAAATTAAATTCTCCCTCCCGGTAATGGATGGCGGTTTGCATTGCGTGTCCCATATAGCCTAAATATTCTCCCGCTGCTACTCCCGCAGCATCTATAACCCCCTGCAAAAATGTCTTTCCCATCACAATGCCATCGAGGGGCATGGACGCCGCTGCCAGGGCCAGTTTCTCTGTTTCCTCCTCGAGTTTATCATAAGGAACTACCTTATTCACCAATCTGCACTCTAATGCCTCCTCGGCAGTAAATGCCTTCCCCGTTAAGACCATTTCATTCAACCTCCTTACGCCCATGAGCTGCAACCAGTAGGCAAGGTCAAGGGTGGGACCGATATACCTGAAACCAGGGTGGGTAAAGCGGGCATCAGGGGTACAAACCACCAGATCACAGGCCATGGCTACCTGAAAGTGGTAACCGTAACAGTAACTGTGTACCTGAGCGATGGTGGTCTTGAGGCACCTATGCAGCGGCTCGAAGATCAATTCTTTCAGCCCCATATCCACCAGCAATCTCTCCGTTTGACCTGGGCGGCGTGCCTTTCCCGTTGTGTCATGACCGTGCATCGTCCCCAATTCGACAACATCATGCCCGGTGCCGAAACATCGCCCCGCCCCTTTAAAGATAATCACCTTTACCTCGTTGTCCCAATTTAATTCCTGCATTATTTTCGCCAGGTAAATGTAGTGGCTGCGCAGAGTGGAGTTCAACTTCTCCGGACGGTTAAAAGTAATTGTGGCGACCTTTCTCTCCGGATTCTTCTCCAGGAGAATCTCATTCTTTACCCAGTCCATATCCCTTTCCAACTGTTTGCCCGGCTCCATAGCCGGCGCGTAGATCTTCTCTTCCATCTTAAATTATCTCCTCCTTTATGAGTTGTTCTATTTCCTGTTCACTGTATCCGCCAAAGCTCTTCAGAACTTCCTCCGTGTTTTCTCCCAGCAGGGGGGCGGCTTTTCTTGTTTCCGCCCGGGCGCCGCTG
This genomic window from Syntrophales bacterium contains:
- a CDS encoding PHP domain-containing protein, which produces MSVLDLHIHTTISGDSIITPEVLFREAKKAGLDGVCITEHGYEKSRIAADLSWRYSFPFFAGLEASTELGDILVFGIDSYPRSISRAREFREFVEKAGGVLVAAHPFRSNFNRLSSSPAASDIAANHKYQLLELVDAMEVINGWSSEAEVVHCQKVSKELSLNGTGGSDAHIPAQVGCCVTVFESVIRSEAELVAELKQGKFKAEDRRLPEQKGALNWFRRT
- a CDS encoding enoyl-CoA hydratase/isomerase family protein — translated: MEEKIYAPAMEPGKQLERDMDWVKNEILLEKNPERKVATITFNRPEKLNSTLRSHYIYLAKIMQELNWDNEVKVIIFKGAGRCFGTGHDVVELGTMHGHDTTGKARRPGQTERLLVDMGLKELIFEPLHRCLKTTIAQVHSYCYGYHFQVAMACDLVVCTPDARFTHPGFRYIGPTLDLAYWLQLMGVRRLNEMVLTGKAFTAEEALECRLVNKVVPYDKLEEETEKLALAAASMPLDGIVMGKTFLQGVIDAAGVAAGEYLGYMGHAMQTAIHYREGEFNLLKERRDKGVKGATVTRDSHWPPEFELR